The DNA region CAGGGTGGCAGCCAGGCTGCGTTCCGCGATATAGCCCGTCTCCGCCAGGCGCCGCTGAAATTCGTCAATTTGATTTGTCTGGCCGTCGCGTTTCCGTCCCCTGTCTTCGTTACCCGCCATTGCAGAATCGGGGAGTCACTGGGAACGTGGTGTTTTTTTGCCGAACAAAGATTTGCAATAGCCGACAATTACGGACCATAAAAACGCCAGTCCATTTAATTCTTTCGGTTGCTCGCTGACCTTTGCGGCGGCTTCCTCGGCGGCCACGCCCTCGCCCATGGCGATGACGTTGTTGATAAAGTTTTTCCCGAACTGATCGAGGATTCGATCCGCCACCTGGACCATCATGCGGCCGCCGAAGTTGGCCGCCTTGCCGGTGACCGTAACCGTTGAGGTGCCCACCAGCTCGGTCGCGCCGCCTTCCCCGGTACG from Gammaproteobacteria bacterium includes:
- a CDS encoding SRPBCC family protein, which gives rise to MKVNLSKVFAMNAPAENAWAFLQDIKGVAGCMPGAEITAQVDATHYQGKVKAKIGPATLAFDGNIEILETDPENRTLRMLGKGQDNKGTSAAEMDLTASVRTGEGGATELVGTSTVTVTGKAANFGGRMMVQVADRILDQFGKNFINNVIAMGEGVAAEEAAAKVSEQPKELNGLAFLWSVIVGYCKSLFGKKTPRSQ